The Cohnella abietis genome has a segment encoding these proteins:
- a CDS encoding carbohydrate ABC transporter permease, translated as MNKENSTNWGVTLLIALGSVLILIPLYMTISIALKNPEEMANSVFSLPIGLHFENFANAIEATNFFGALKNSTIITVVAVGIILLTNSLVSYAIARNMDKFKFYKGLYFYFISALFIPFQIIILPVVKLTTTLQMNNIPGLIILYIVYGLAFNIFVYVGYIRSIPIELEEAATVDGASTYGTFWRVIFPLLAPINATIAILSCLSIWNDFLLPLIILGKPESYTLPLVQYVFQGQFSTDFNLAFASYLLALAPMVIVYLFVQKWIINGITQGAVK; from the coding sequence ATGAACAAAGAAAATTCCACGAACTGGGGCGTCACGTTACTCATTGCTCTTGGTTCCGTGTTAATATTAATTCCGTTATATATGACGATCTCCATCGCTCTCAAGAATCCTGAGGAAATGGCAAATTCGGTCTTCTCATTACCTATTGGACTACATTTCGAGAATTTCGCGAATGCAATCGAAGCGACGAATTTCTTCGGCGCTTTAAAGAACAGTACTATCATCACGGTCGTTGCCGTTGGGATTATTTTGCTTACCAACTCGCTCGTTTCCTACGCGATAGCCCGAAACATGGACAAGTTCAAATTTTATAAGGGGCTTTACTTTTATTTTATCAGTGCGTTATTCATTCCGTTTCAGATCATTATTCTGCCTGTAGTCAAGCTGACGACAACTTTGCAAATGAACAACATCCCTGGATTAATCATCCTATACATTGTTTACGGACTCGCATTCAATATATTCGTTTATGTCGGGTACATCCGCTCTATTCCAATTGAACTGGAAGAAGCGGCTACAGTAGATGGTGCCAGCACCTATGGCACATTCTGGCGCGTGATTTTCCCGCTACTTGCACCGATTAACGCAACAATAGCCATACTGAGCTGTCTGTCCATATGGAATGATTTCTTACTACCGCTAATCATTTTGGGTAAACCGGAATCCTATACGCTTCCGTTAGTTCAGTATGTTTTCCAAGGACAGTTCAGCACCGACTTCAACCTAGCCTTCGCTTCCTACTTGCTTGCGCTGGCACCGATGGTTATCGTGTATTTGTTCGTTCAAAAGTGGATTATTAATGGGATTACCCAAGGCGCCGTGAAGTAA
- a CDS encoding ABC transporter substrate-binding protein: MRKITSVILVSIILLLALNACGNNTNNNAAGDSGKKVKLEFFQNKVEAKASFDKLVKKFNDANPNIVVTQVNPPDAETVLKTRVSKKDIPDIIGMGATDTFSQLSKAGLFIDFSGDPLTTNLQPVYTETLKKLTGSEQLNGIPYSANASGIIYNKQMFTELGLTIPTTWDELIAVAQKVKDAGKIPFYLTNKDSWTLLVPFNSLSSNIVGINFYDQRKEGTIKFDSPKFREVAEKQLKLLDFGHKDMAGKNYNDGNTAFAKGESAMYLQGVWAIPEILKANPEMQLGVFPFPATNEPANNKVVSGVDTLLTISKNTGHLEEAKKFIAFLQQAENIQAYIDEQKAFSAVKGVNQSDATVQDLKAAFDSGNIVDFSDHYIPSAMKADSIIQSFYQKKNLDAYVKEFDNEWDKVASRK; this comes from the coding sequence ATGAGAAAAATAACATCAGTAATACTTGTAAGCATAATCCTTTTGTTAGCACTCAACGCTTGTGGAAACAATACAAACAACAATGCCGCTGGTGACAGCGGGAAGAAAGTCAAATTGGAATTTTTCCAAAATAAAGTGGAAGCGAAAGCTTCCTTTGATAAGCTCGTTAAAAAGTTCAACGATGCCAATCCTAACATTGTCGTCACTCAAGTGAATCCACCAGATGCAGAAACCGTTCTGAAAACCCGCGTATCGAAAAAAGACATTCCCGACATCATAGGAATGGGCGCTACTGATACTTTCTCTCAGCTTTCCAAAGCAGGTTTGTTCATAGATTTCTCTGGAGATCCACTGACTACCAACCTTCAACCCGTATATACCGAGACGCTGAAGAAGCTAACTGGATCGGAACAACTGAATGGTATCCCATACTCTGCCAACGCAAGCGGGATCATATACAACAAACAAATGTTTACTGAACTCGGTCTTACAATCCCTACAACGTGGGATGAACTCATAGCAGTGGCTCAGAAAGTGAAAGATGCCGGCAAAATTCCCTTCTACCTGACGAACAAAGATTCTTGGACATTGCTGGTGCCTTTCAACTCCCTTTCCTCTAACATTGTCGGAATCAATTTTTATGACCAACGCAAGGAAGGAACAATCAAGTTCGATAGTCCTAAATTCCGTGAAGTTGCTGAGAAGCAACTGAAGTTGCTTGATTTCGGTCATAAAGACATGGCAGGAAAGAACTACAATGACGGTAATACTGCTTTCGCTAAAGGCGAATCAGCGATGTATTTGCAAGGCGTATGGGCCATTCCGGAGATCCTGAAGGCTAACCCGGAAATGCAACTGGGCGTCTTCCCGTTCCCTGCAACGAACGAACCGGCTAACAATAAAGTCGTTTCGGGTGTGGACACGCTGTTGACCATTTCCAAGAATACTGGACACCTGGAAGAAGCTAAAAAATTCATCGCGTTCCTTCAACAAGCTGAAAATATCCAAGCCTACATCGATGAGCAAAAAGCATTCTCTGCCGTAAAAGGCGTGAATCAATCTGATGCAACCGTACAGGATTTGAAAGCCGCTTTCGACAGTGGCAATATCGTTGATTTCTCGGATCATTACATTCCAAGTGCAATGAAAGCCGATTCGATCATTCAAAGCTTCTACCAAAAGAAAAACTTGGACGCTTATGTAAAAGAGTTCGACAACGAATGGGATAAAGTTGCAAGTCGTAAATAA
- a CDS encoding LacI family DNA-binding transcriptional regulator — MLPTIKDVAKKAQVSVATVSRVLHNLPGYSDITKQKVLKAIEDLGYQPNAIARGLINKRTQTIGVLFPNVSSYFSAGLLHGIEEVANERGFSVIVCNTDGKRTIKYLQVLREKQVDGIVFASEELKDEYYQALTDMRVPFVLVNNQSHKYSIPYIKVDDRQASYQATQYLIQKGHREIAMLAGTQSDPIAGTPRVEGFRQALSDYGIAFHESRIAYGDFLLEGGRIAMRRLLDEAAPFSALFAAGDEMAIGAMGVALERGLRIPEDLSIIGYDDLVIAQMVFPPLTTVHQPLTEMGQLASKKLITMIESSDPVSSSIVMHHIVERNTVKELNQYK; from the coding sequence ATGCTTCCAACTATTAAAGATGTTGCGAAAAAGGCTCAAGTTTCCGTGGCGACGGTTTCCCGAGTTCTTCATAATCTCCCAGGCTACTCCGATATCACGAAACAAAAAGTGTTGAAAGCTATCGAGGACCTAGGATATCAACCTAACGCCATCGCAAGGGGACTGATCAACAAGCGGACCCAGACGATTGGCGTCTTATTTCCTAATGTATCTAGCTACTTTTCTGCTGGTTTGCTGCACGGGATCGAGGAAGTTGCAAATGAAAGAGGCTTCAGCGTCATCGTATGTAATACGGACGGTAAGAGAACAATAAAGTATTTGCAGGTGCTTCGGGAAAAGCAGGTAGATGGCATTGTCTTCGCGAGTGAGGAGCTGAAGGATGAATATTATCAGGCGCTCACAGACATGAGGGTCCCATTCGTCCTAGTTAATAACCAATCTCACAAATACTCGATTCCTTATATTAAAGTGGATGATCGTCAAGCCTCTTATCAAGCGACGCAATATTTGATTCAGAAAGGCCATCGAGAGATTGCCATGCTCGCCGGTACGCAATCTGACCCTATTGCGGGAACTCCCCGGGTAGAAGGATTTCGTCAGGCTCTGTCTGACTATGGCATCGCATTTCATGAATCTCGAATCGCATACGGTGATTTCCTCCTAGAAGGCGGCCGCATCGCGATGAGAAGGCTGCTGGATGAAGCTGCACCTTTCTCTGCTCTATTCGCGGCTGGTGACGAAATGGCGATTGGAGCCATGGGAGTTGCGCTAGAGAGAGGTCTTCGTATTCCTGAAGATCTGTCCATCATTGGATATGATGACCTGGTCATCGCCCAGATGGTGTTTCCTCCTTTGACAACGGTTCATCAGCCCTTGACTGAAATGGGACAGCTGGCTTCGAAGAAGCTGATTACGATGATTGAAAGTTCGGATCCCGTATCGAGCAGCATTGTGATGCATCATATTGTGGAAAGAAACACCGTTAAGGAATTGAATCAATACAAATAG
- a CDS encoding beta-galactosidase has translation MQQIEFDNQSYLIDGKPIYLISGEFHYFRVPKCDWKHRMELFKAAGGNCLATYIPWLVHETEEGNIVFGGTDEDGTRDLEGFLQAAQECGLYVIARPGPYQYSELKYGGLPSWLCENYPEIGAMKLDGSRINHASVSYLHPLFLEKVVRWFAVVCPILAKFTVTSGGPIAFTQFDNELMGFHLWFYGPDYNPVTMGFGREDGRYPLFLRNRYGSIDHLNEAYGTDFADFASALPTELTDDARPELIRRRKDYFDFYYASVAEFAVLLCREMRAHGIDTPFVHNSANPNMNAFFKEMAEELGGDFLLGSDHYYNLGQHWDQNNPTPQYAIKVFYSNEMLRLMGYPPSIFELPSGSCSDWPPILPEDSLACYMTNLALGMKGHNYYIFTGGPNPPGAGLTTDLYDFGAPIGTNNEIRPLYYVQKEYNDFVLHNEWLVRAERAGDFRIAIDFEHARSDKYWKAAGDFSYTNDQAWEFTLKGVMTTAFCASLSPVMIDLDLEDWVADITTPLFVAASLSMGADNQRRLVDFVKSGGKLIIAPVLPEYDEALRPCRILADFLGAKPAIRHQLPVTRATVCGVVNVSKERIFHQDVPHGAEQLGVEEFTGLPLSWSKRFGEGEAIWLGMEWWHSMREQELLLEALLQRLGLRRLVQSSTPQVWTSLRTDGARSMLFLMNLHSSPVTVESKVSKADGSWLSLGERTLAAMKVETIELAHDVVFGTGM, from the coding sequence ATGCAACAAATTGAATTTGACAATCAATCTTATCTCATCGACGGAAAGCCCATTTATTTAATCTCTGGTGAATTCCACTATTTTCGGGTTCCAAAGTGTGATTGGAAACATCGCATGGAGCTATTTAAGGCGGCTGGAGGTAATTGTCTTGCGACCTATATTCCTTGGCTCGTACACGAGACAGAGGAGGGGAATATCGTCTTTGGTGGTACTGATGAGGATGGTACACGCGATTTAGAAGGCTTCTTGCAGGCAGCGCAGGAATGCGGCTTGTACGTTATTGCCCGACCGGGACCTTATCAATATTCGGAGTTAAAATACGGGGGATTGCCGTCGTGGCTGTGCGAGAATTACCCGGAGATAGGTGCGATGAAGCTGGACGGCAGCCGGATCAATCATGCAAGCGTGTCTTATCTGCATCCGTTATTTCTGGAGAAGGTTGTCCGTTGGTTCGCGGTGGTATGTCCAATTTTGGCTAAATTCACGGTGACTAGCGGCGGTCCGATCGCTTTCACGCAATTCGATAACGAGCTGATGGGTTTCCATTTATGGTTTTATGGACCGGATTACAATCCGGTAACGATGGGCTTCGGGCGAGAAGATGGGCGGTATCCACTGTTTCTACGGAATCGTTACGGCTCTATAGACCACCTAAATGAGGCATATGGTACGGATTTTGCCGATTTCGCATCGGCACTGCCTACTGAGCTCACGGATGACGCGCGGCCGGAGCTCATTCGTCGTCGGAAGGATTACTTTGACTTCTACTATGCATCGGTAGCGGAATTCGCCGTATTACTCTGCCGTGAAATGCGCGCGCACGGTATCGACACGCCATTCGTGCATAATTCGGCCAACCCGAACATGAACGCATTCTTTAAGGAAATGGCGGAGGAGCTTGGCGGGGACTTCCTGCTTGGTTCCGATCATTATTATAATCTGGGGCAGCATTGGGATCAGAACAACCCAACGCCGCAGTATGCGATTAAAGTGTTTTATTCAAACGAAATGCTGCGGCTCATGGGCTATCCGCCATCGATCTTTGAACTTCCAAGCGGAAGCTGCAGCGATTGGCCTCCGATCTTGCCGGAAGACTCGTTGGCTTGTTACATGACGAACCTGGCACTCGGCATGAAGGGGCACAATTACTATATTTTCACCGGTGGGCCGAATCCACCGGGGGCGGGTTTGACGACGGATTTGTACGATTTCGGCGCGCCGATCGGTACCAATAACGAAATTCGACCGTTGTATTATGTGCAGAAGGAATACAACGATTTCGTTCTTCATAATGAATGGCTTGTCCGGGCAGAACGCGCCGGCGACTTTCGGATAGCGATCGATTTCGAGCATGCGCGCTCGGATAAATATTGGAAGGCGGCCGGAGACTTCTCCTACACGAACGACCAAGCATGGGAGTTTACGCTGAAGGGCGTGATGACAACGGCGTTCTGTGCATCGTTGTCTCCAGTGATGATCGACTTGGATCTTGAGGATTGGGTTGCTGACATAACCACCCCGCTCTTTGTGGCGGCTTCGTTAAGTATGGGCGCGGACAACCAACGCCGCTTGGTTGACTTCGTAAAGTCTGGTGGCAAGCTGATTATCGCGCCAGTACTGCCGGAATATGACGAGGCTTTGCGTCCTTGCCGAATTCTCGCGGACTTCTTGGGTGCAAAACCGGCGATTCGTCACCAACTGCCTGTTACCCGAGCGACGGTATGCGGAGTCGTGAACGTGTCGAAGGAACGAATTTTCCATCAGGACGTACCCCATGGCGCTGAACAGCTCGGCGTGGAGGAGTTTACTGGCCTGCCGCTGAGCTGGAGCAAGCGATTCGGGGAAGGTGAAGCGATTTGGCTCGGTATGGAGTGGTGGCATTCGATGCGCGAACAGGAACTTTTGCTAGAGGCACTACTGCAACGACTTGGCTTACGTCGTCTCGTACAAAGCTCGACACCGCAAGTGTGGACGTCACTTCGCACGGACGGAGCGCGTAGTATGCTGTTCCTGATGAATCTTCATTCCTCGCCGGTCACAGTCGAGTCGAAGGTGAGCAAGGCGGACGGAAGCTGGTTGTCACTAGGAGAGCGCACGCTTGCAGCCATGAAGGTCGAAACGATCGAACTAGCACACGATGTGGTTTTCGGTACCGGTATGTAG
- a CDS encoding glycoside hydrolase family 13 protein gives MNRTWWKESVVYQIYPRSFQDSNGDGIGDIPGIISRLDYLQQLGVDVIWLSPVYESPNDDNGYDISHYQKIMDDFGTLADWEMLLDGLHQRKMRLIMDLVVNHSSDEHAWFVESRKSKDNPYRDFYIWRDGKDNKEPNNWSSIFSGSSWQLDEETDQYYLHLFSKKQPDLNWEHEPLRHKVYDMMTWWLDKGVDGFRMDVINLISKVEGLPDAAGDLKYNSGGEYFMNGPRIHEYLQEMNQEVLSKYDIMTVGETPGVSPEEAALYVGEDRKELNMVFQFELMDIDAGPGGKWNVTPWTLKEFKRIMSKWQTELYGKGWNSLYLNNHDQPRMVSRFGNDKKYRKESAKMLATLLHTLQGTPYIYQGEELGMTNVKFDSIDDYQDIETLNMFKEYREMGFSEADIMKSIHSKGRDNARTPMQWDATTHGGFTTGTPWLTVNPNYSDINAEEAVNDSESIYHYYRSLIALRKQYDVIVYGEYKLLLQENERIYSYTRTLGDERLLVVLNFFEEPVQFELPETVMYGSFERLIGNYDAPEAVEPHSLQLRPYEAIVYKLNNTSN, from the coding sequence ATGAATCGAACATGGTGGAAAGAAAGCGTCGTGTATCAAATTTACCCTCGCAGCTTCCAAGACAGTAATGGAGATGGAATCGGTGATATTCCCGGTATTATTTCTCGACTGGACTATTTACAACAATTAGGCGTGGACGTCATCTGGCTTAGTCCGGTATATGAATCCCCTAACGATGACAATGGATACGATATCAGTCATTATCAGAAAATTATGGATGACTTTGGTACCCTTGCGGATTGGGAGATGCTACTAGACGGCTTGCACCAGCGGAAAATGCGATTAATCATGGACTTGGTCGTTAATCATAGCTCCGATGAACATGCTTGGTTTGTTGAATCCCGTAAATCCAAAGACAATCCGTATCGTGACTTCTATATATGGCGGGATGGGAAAGACAATAAGGAGCCGAACAACTGGTCTTCAATCTTCAGCGGGTCATCATGGCAATTGGATGAAGAGACTGATCAGTATTATTTGCATTTGTTCTCTAAAAAGCAGCCTGACTTGAACTGGGAGCATGAACCGCTTCGCCACAAGGTGTATGACATGATGACTTGGTGGCTGGATAAAGGCGTCGACGGCTTCCGAATGGACGTCATCAATCTCATCAGCAAGGTGGAAGGACTGCCGGATGCGGCTGGCGATCTGAAATATAACTCCGGCGGAGAGTATTTCATGAATGGCCCTCGCATTCATGAATACTTGCAGGAAATGAACCAAGAGGTACTCTCCAAATACGACATTATGACTGTGGGAGAAACGCCTGGCGTCAGCCCGGAAGAAGCAGCCCTTTACGTGGGAGAAGACCGCAAAGAATTGAACATGGTGTTTCAATTCGAGCTCATGGACATTGATGCAGGTCCCGGTGGGAAGTGGAATGTCACCCCATGGACGCTTAAGGAATTCAAGCGCATTATGAGCAAATGGCAAACCGAGCTATACGGTAAAGGCTGGAATAGTCTATATTTAAATAACCATGACCAACCCCGAATGGTTTCTCGATTCGGAAACGATAAGAAGTACCGCAAGGAATCGGCTAAAATGCTGGCGACTCTTCTGCACACCCTGCAAGGAACGCCTTATATCTATCAAGGTGAGGAGCTGGGGATGACGAACGTCAAGTTCGACTCCATCGACGACTACCAAGATATTGAAACGTTAAATATGTTCAAGGAATATCGGGAAATGGGATTCTCCGAAGCGGACATTATGAAGTCGATTCATAGCAAAGGCCGAGACAACGCTCGGACTCCGATGCAATGGGATGCTACTACTCATGGTGGCTTTACGACCGGAACGCCTTGGTTGACCGTTAATCCTAATTATTCGGACATTAACGCGGAAGAAGCCGTGAACGATTCTGAATCGATCTATCACTACTATCGTAGCTTGATCGCTCTTCGCAAACAGTATGATGTCATCGTTTATGGCGAATATAAACTGCTCTTGCAAGAGAATGAACGGATTTACTCTTACACCCGAACACTCGGGGATGAGCGATTACTTGTTGTCCTAAACTTCTTCGAAGAACCGGTTCAGTTCGAACTTCCGGAGACGGTGATGTATGGCTCATTCGAACGCCTAATTGGGAACTATGACGCACCTGAAGCTGTCGAACCGCACTCGTTGCAGCTTCGTCCTTATGAAGCTATCGTGTATAAACTAAACAATACTTCCAACTAA
- a CDS encoding alpha-amylase family protein — MSALISQRLNALPIRIVRGLAELELDPRTGAWKRAGFAGTAGVITSSAHIFEVYVEDKPVFGEERQTSSHRVEEAAGIVELKYERAGLTAVQRICVEEDRISQCVTLSCEAGDDRLLTEIRYTLPNFVVGDPEDCLLQLPGQILPPDSPYSAEARNPLDLSWADPHPVYPQGWLESAPDQTSGLIAVENRASGRIASAWLYSEDAVVFPTIDGNGHTITAAHRHRLTCWLRPGVSVVSGEHCLLLSKGSLEEHLARFRKAAYDSILYSVSDAPEWLHDARLLQIDARPLQIWMERLPHYREMGFNVLYLLPVWHNQRNPYALIDHYQIDDDTSRSAEWAAYPDGICPTWDDNPFPVGSEEDLRLFVEYARRLGFRVLFDLIPQGIGTGTAFSHDHADWLSVDELGRPRASHGWGPTAGEPASEKGTYSMDWGNPQYRRYIVEWALWNVRTFGIDGFRTDAMHWKEANLRRDLQRPAWHTTFGGVRLIEELRVELKREFPETVLLSEVWGPIFQRGHDATYENGWMLGRMNTGWLTGEPLLSGREWTRHLQLAKLARPEGLVRATFGANHDLELFVELAKSHPMADAVQFVHIFSAAVPFVWYKEVEGREETFRNLLAERERLSGWNCHYDGAVPASRHLYTALWHKSGASPLLAVANLSNEDVHTVVKLSREVGGLQPSGVRLHKGFTRVKPDVDGLNLELPAGGYALIELSKPIG; from the coding sequence ATGAGCGCATTAATTTCCCAAAGACTGAATGCATTGCCGATACGCATTGTGCGGGGGCTGGCAGAGCTCGAATTGGACCCACGGACTGGCGCTTGGAAGCGTGCAGGCTTTGCCGGAACGGCCGGTGTCATCACTAGTTCGGCTCATATTTTCGAGGTTTACGTAGAAGATAAGCCGGTGTTCGGCGAAGAACGCCAAACGTCTTCGCATCGTGTCGAAGAAGCCGCAGGCATCGTCGAGTTGAAGTACGAGCGTGCGGGGCTGACTGCCGTACAGCGTATTTGCGTAGAGGAGGATCGAATCTCGCAGTGTGTGACGTTGAGCTGCGAGGCAGGTGATGACCGACTGTTGACGGAAATTCGCTATACGTTGCCTAATTTCGTTGTGGGTGATCCCGAAGATTGTCTATTGCAATTACCGGGACAGATTCTTCCTCCCGACAGTCCTTATTCGGCGGAGGCACGGAATCCGCTTGACTTGAGTTGGGCTGATCCGCACCCCGTGTATCCGCAAGGGTGGTTAGAATCAGCGCCGGATCAGACGTCCGGTCTGATCGCGGTAGAGAACCGAGCTAGCGGACGAATCGCCTCTGCATGGCTTTACTCGGAAGACGCTGTTGTCTTCCCGACAATCGACGGCAACGGACACACGATAACGGCGGCACACCGTCACCGATTGACCTGCTGGCTACGGCCGGGGGTTTCGGTAGTTTCCGGAGAGCATTGTCTCTTGCTCAGTAAAGGTAGTTTGGAGGAACATCTCGCGCGCTTCCGAAAAGCCGCCTACGACAGCATATTGTATAGCGTATCAGATGCACCAGAATGGCTCCATGATGCCCGGCTACTGCAAATCGATGCGCGTCCACTGCAGATCTGGATGGAACGACTTCCACACTATCGGGAGATGGGCTTCAATGTACTTTACCTTCTTCCTGTTTGGCATAATCAACGAAATCCGTATGCGTTAATCGATCATTACCAAATTGACGATGATACGAGTCGAAGTGCCGAATGGGCGGCCTATCCAGATGGGATCTGTCCAACGTGGGACGATAATCCGTTCCCGGTCGGTAGCGAGGAAGACCTGCGGCTATTTGTCGAATACGCCCGTCGTTTGGGCTTCCGAGTGCTATTTGATTTGATTCCGCAAGGCATCGGTACCGGCACCGCGTTCAGTCACGATCACGCGGATTGGTTGTCTGTCGACGAGCTTGGAAGGCCGCGCGCCTCTCACGGCTGGGGACCAACAGCTGGCGAACCGGCATCGGAGAAAGGTACGTACAGCATGGATTGGGGCAACCCGCAATATCGACGCTATATTGTCGAGTGGGCGCTCTGGAACGTGCGGACGTTCGGCATCGACGGTTTCCGAACTGACGCGATGCACTGGAAGGAGGCGAACCTGCGCCGGGATCTCCAACGGCCAGCTTGGCACACGACTTTCGGCGGCGTTAGACTGATCGAGGAGCTACGTGTGGAGCTGAAACGAGAATTCCCTGAAACGGTGCTGCTTAGTGAAGTGTGGGGACCCATCTTCCAGCGCGGACATGACGCGACGTATGAGAACGGCTGGATGCTTGGCCGTATGAACACCGGATGGCTCACGGGCGAACCGCTGCTGTCAGGCCGCGAATGGACACGGCATTTACAACTAGCGAAGCTGGCTCGTCCAGAAGGGCTTGTGCGCGCGACGTTCGGAGCAAATCACGATCTCGAGCTTTTCGTCGAGTTGGCCAAGTCACATCCAATGGCTGATGCCGTGCAATTTGTGCATATTTTCTCGGCGGCTGTGCCGTTTGTATGGTATAAAGAAGTAGAAGGGCGGGAGGAGACATTCCGCAATTTACTGGCAGAGCGCGAGCGTCTGAGTGGCTGGAATTGTCACTATGATGGGGCGGTGCCAGCATCCCGTCATCTGTACACCGCGTTGTGGCATAAGAGCGGAGCTTCGCCATTGTTAGCAGTGGCAAACCTATCCAATGAGGATGTACACACGGTGGTGAAGCTTTCCCGAGAAGTGGGAGGGCTACAGCCTTCGGGTGTGCGGTTACATAAAGGATTTACACGAGTGAAACCAGACGTAGATGGTCTTAATCTGGAGTTGCCAGCAGGCGGCTACGCGTTGATCGAGCTGTCGAAGCCAATCGGGTAA
- a CDS encoding GNAT family N-acetyltransferase: MIKKHNLHECHSLYNLMVDPTVFPYVRYKCQSYEEYVFVTKQLIEQELQETIISRTIINDSGHPIGTIQLYDIVNKTGFLATWIGAPYFGQGYNRRAKESFFTELFLEHHVETVYLKIRKHNIRSKKAVEKLPYVQLANDHNPQIYESINSTQQIYDLYRVERASFLESRNRVIHCRMTRGWSDCRLQRQHAAGEEHSSLHQW, encoded by the coding sequence ATAATTAAAAAACATAATCTGCATGAATGTCATTCACTGTATAACTTAATGGTGGATCCTACCGTCTTTCCTTACGTTCGTTATAAATGCCAATCCTACGAAGAATATGTTTTCGTCACCAAACAGCTGATCGAACAAGAATTGCAGGAGACAATAATTTCGAGAACGATTATAAACGATTCGGGGCATCCGATCGGTACGATTCAGTTATACGATATTGTGAATAAAACGGGATTCTTGGCAACATGGATAGGAGCCCCTTATTTTGGTCAAGGGTACAATAGGCGTGCGAAAGAATCTTTCTTTACTGAGTTGTTTCTTGAACATCATGTCGAAACGGTATATTTGAAGATTCGCAAGCACAATATTCGTTCAAAAAAGGCGGTAGAGAAGCTACCGTACGTTCAATTAGCGAATGATCATAACCCGCAAATCTATGAGTCGATCAATTCGACGCAGCAGATCTATGATCTATATCGAGTGGAGCGGGCAAGCTTTCTAGAAAGCCGTAATCGAGTCATTCATTGCCGGATGACAAGAGGATGGTCCGATTGTCGGCTTCAGCGACAGCATGCGGCAGGAGAAGAGCATTCGTCCTTACATCAGTGGTGA
- a CDS encoding carbohydrate ABC transporter permease — MTKRQAAFYSMTIPALLLFFLLHTYPAIQGIFYSFTNWDGFSEGYRFVGFNNYASLFKDNNVLNSYLFTFKYALVVTILINVLSLLIALGLNSNIKYRNLFRGIYFLPNILGVLIIGYIFNYFFSNVLTQLGDKLGSDVLSVNILGSEKWAWIGVVIVSVWQGIAFNTILYLAGLQTIPKDLYEASNIDGAGKWTTFWKITFPMLAGFFTINMVLALKNGLFVFDQIIALTGGGPGRSTQSIALLIYQGGFQGGEFAYQSANAVIYFIVIIAVSIAQLKFLQRKEM, encoded by the coding sequence ATGACCAAGCGACAAGCCGCGTTCTATAGTATGACCATTCCGGCGCTTCTCTTGTTTTTCCTGCTCCATACTTATCCGGCTATTCAAGGCATTTTTTATTCCTTTACGAACTGGGATGGCTTCAGTGAAGGATACCGATTTGTCGGATTTAACAACTACGCCTCTTTATTTAAAGATAATAACGTTCTCAACTCCTACTTATTTACATTTAAGTACGCCTTGGTCGTCACCATCCTTATTAATGTCTTGAGTTTGTTGATTGCACTCGGCCTCAACTCAAACATTAAATACCGCAACTTATTTAGGGGCATTTACTTTTTACCTAATATTCTCGGAGTTCTCATCATTGGATACATCTTTAATTATTTTTTTTCCAACGTCCTCACTCAACTCGGGGATAAATTAGGTAGCGACGTCCTGTCCGTTAATATTCTAGGTAGCGAAAAATGGGCATGGATCGGTGTTGTTATCGTATCTGTCTGGCAAGGTATCGCATTTAACACAATTTTGTATTTGGCAGGACTTCAAACGATTCCCAAGGATCTCTACGAAGCATCTAATATAGATGGTGCAGGAAAGTGGACAACTTTCTGGAAAATTACATTCCCTATGCTAGCAGGCTTCTTTACGATCAACATGGTATTGGCTTTGAAAAATGGCTTATTTGTATTTGACCAGATCATAGCTCTTACCGGGGGAGGTCCAGGCCGATCGACGCAATCGATTGCCTTGTTGATCTACCAAGGGGGCTTCCAAGGCGGCGAATTCGCTTATCAATCCGCCAATGCCGTCATCTACTTTATCGTAATCATCGCCGTTTCCATTGCCCAGCTTAAATTCCTTCAGAGAAAGGAGATGTGA